A single genomic interval of Halobacillus halophilus DSM 2266 harbors:
- a CDS encoding pyridoxal-phosphate-dependent aminotransferase family protein produces the protein MNREWDLLHTPGPTPIPPSVDRAMIQPMIGHRGQKCKDLINRITPRVKSIFGTSQDVLLLTGSGTSALEAAVVNTTKPGDEVIAVVAGSFGARFAQICESYELKVHRIELEWGNAVQVSQVEEALKAHPETKAVFLTHCETSTGVMHPVEEVAKSVNKISDALVLVDGVSSIGGARIEMDQSGIDLLVTGSQKAMMLPAGLAFAAVSDRAWEVINDNDRPRFYLDLRSYKKKLGDGQTPFTPALSLLFGLEEVLNLIEEEGLDDVFERHQLMKNMTREACKALNLPLLVDDESASTTVTSIQPTTFNAEQFRKLANEEFGLMVAGGQNHMKGEIFRIGHMGYCRPANVLQYVSILEVILKRLNHDFKPGAGVVAAQEVYLNHTREGK, from the coding sequence ATGAACCGGGAATGGGATTTATTGCATACACCGGGTCCGACGCCGATTCCGCCAAGTGTCGATCGGGCCATGATCCAGCCAATGATTGGTCATAGAGGACAGAAATGTAAAGACTTAATAAACAGAATTACTCCGCGCGTGAAGTCCATTTTTGGTACCTCTCAGGATGTGCTTCTGCTTACAGGAAGCGGCACGTCTGCCCTGGAAGCAGCTGTAGTGAATACTACGAAGCCGGGAGATGAAGTCATCGCTGTAGTTGCCGGTTCTTTCGGTGCGCGCTTTGCGCAGATCTGTGAGTCCTACGAGCTGAAGGTCCATCGTATTGAATTGGAATGGGGAAATGCTGTTCAAGTTTCTCAGGTGGAAGAAGCGCTTAAGGCTCATCCTGAGACGAAAGCGGTCTTTCTGACTCATTGTGAAACGTCTACAGGGGTGATGCATCCCGTTGAAGAAGTAGCCAAAAGCGTCAATAAGATCAGTGATGCTCTAGTGCTTGTAGATGGTGTGTCATCTATTGGCGGAGCCCGTATTGAGATGGACCAGTCTGGAATCGATCTCTTAGTGACAGGATCTCAAAAAGCTATGATGCTCCCTGCAGGTCTTGCTTTTGCAGCAGTCAGTGATCGTGCCTGGGAGGTTATTAATGATAATGATCGACCACGTTTTTACTTAGATTTAAGAAGCTATAAGAAAAAACTGGGTGACGGCCAGACACCTTTCACCCCGGCTTTGTCTCTTTTATTTGGTTTAGAGGAAGTCTTGAATTTAATAGAAGAAGAAGGTCTGGACGATGTGTTTGAGCGTCATCAGCTTATGAAAAACATGACGCGCGAGGCTTGTAAAGCTCTTAACCTTCCATTACTGGTGGACGATGAGAGTGCTTCTACAACCGTTACGTCTATTCAACCCACTACTTTTAATGCAGAACAATTCAGAAAGCTTGCGAATGAAGAGTTCGGACTGATGGTGGCTGGCGGACAGAACCATATGAAAGGTGAAATTTTCCGAATTGGCCATATGGGCTATTGCCGTCCGGCAAATGTTCTTCAATATGTAAGCATTTTAGAAGTTATATTGAAACGATTGAACCATGATTTTAAACCTGGGGCTGGCGTTGTCGCCGCACAGGAAGTTTATCTCAATCACACCAGGGAGGGAAAATAA
- a CDS encoding peptide ABC transporter substrate-binding protein: MRKNHKIWLLFTLMLIFVLAACSGGGEENSSESSEGGNDTEESSEGDASGDQTITVTAKSEIPSMDPSLITDSVGFQWAGETLEGLYRLDENSNLTEGMAEEGTVSDDGLTWTFKLRDAKWSNGDEVTANDFVYSWRRAVNPDTGSEYGPYFLGGIIKNATAVSNGEVEPEELGVTAVDDKTLEVELEKPVPYFKSMTVFITFMPINQSYVEEKGEDFATEAEHTLSNGPFKMTEWNHGEGWTVVKNEDYWDAETVQLETINAKVIKEISTGVNLYESGEIDQTELNAEFVDQYRSNEAFEVVKKPYLYFFKFNQEANEALANADARKAISYAINREDLVNVILNDGSVPAEGYVPSNFVSMPGSETDFREAQGPLVESNEEKAKEHWNKALEALGTDSVTIELLGDDTGTSKKTLAYYKDQLESKLDGLTIDVMEVPFKERVRRDSASEFEMEAATWGPDYVDPNTYLNMYVTDGQNNNMNYSSEEYDSLIEKANGEYAQQPEKRFETFMEAEKLLLEEDQAVAPIYQDAKAQLFRPNIKGVFTTSTGPEFEFKWAHVEN, from the coding sequence TTGAGAAAAAACCACAAAATCTGGTTGCTTTTCACACTTATGCTCATTTTTGTATTAGCAGCATGCAGCGGTGGAGGCGAAGAGAACTCATCGGAGTCTAGTGAAGGTGGAAATGACACAGAAGAAAGCTCAGAAGGGGATGCTTCGGGCGATCAAACCATTACCGTAACAGCTAAAAGTGAAATTCCAAGCATGGATCCTTCCTTAATTACCGATTCAGTCGGATTCCAATGGGCCGGCGAAACACTGGAAGGTCTTTACCGCCTAGATGAAAACAGTAACCTTACAGAAGGAATGGCTGAAGAAGGAACGGTTAGCGACGATGGCCTTACGTGGACGTTCAAACTTCGTGACGCTAAGTGGTCGAACGGAGACGAAGTAACAGCCAATGATTTCGTCTATTCATGGAGACGAGCTGTTAACCCGGACACAGGTTCTGAGTATGGACCGTACTTCCTTGGAGGAATTATTAAAAACGCTACTGCCGTCAGTAATGGAGAAGTGGAACCAGAAGAACTGGGTGTCACTGCAGTAGATGATAAAACATTAGAAGTAGAACTTGAAAAACCTGTACCTTATTTCAAATCGATGACTGTATTTATTACATTTATGCCAATTAACCAAAGCTACGTAGAAGAAAAAGGCGAAGATTTCGCTACAGAAGCCGAACATACATTATCGAACGGTCCATTCAAGATGACCGAATGGAATCATGGTGAAGGTTGGACAGTTGTGAAGAACGAAGATTATTGGGATGCTGAAACGGTTCAACTTGAAACGATTAACGCTAAAGTCATTAAAGAGATTTCTACAGGGGTAAACCTGTATGAGTCTGGAGAAATCGATCAGACAGAACTTAACGCTGAGTTTGTTGATCAGTATCGTAGTAACGAAGCATTTGAAGTCGTGAAGAAACCATACTTGTACTTCTTTAAATTTAACCAGGAAGCAAACGAAGCTTTGGCCAATGCCGATGCACGTAAAGCGATTTCCTATGCAATTAATCGTGAAGATCTAGTCAATGTGATATTAAATGATGGATCTGTGCCTGCAGAAGGCTATGTTCCTTCAAACTTCGTTTCTATGCCTGGAAGCGAAACAGATTTCCGTGAAGCCCAGGGACCGCTTGTAGAATCGAATGAAGAGAAAGCAAAAGAACACTGGAATAAAGCGCTTGAGGCTTTAGGAACAGATTCTGTAACGATCGAGCTTCTGGGGGATGATACCGGAACTTCGAAGAAAACTCTGGCCTACTATAAAGACCAATTGGAATCTAAGCTGGATGGCTTAACGATTGATGTTATGGAAGTACCATTTAAAGAACGTGTACGTCGTGACAGTGCTTCTGAATTTGAAATGGAAGCTGCTACCTGGGGTCCTGACTATGTAGACCCTAACACCTACTTGAACATGTATGTTACCGATGGACAAAACAATAATATGAACTATTCAAGTGAAGAATACGATTCTCTTATTGAAAAAGCAAATGGAGAATATGCGCAACAGCCGGAGAAACGTTTTGAAACGTTCATGGAAGCTGAGAAACTGCTTCTCGAAGAAGATCAAGCCGTTGCTCCAATCTATCAGGATGCTAAAGCTCAATTATTCAGACCTAACATTAAAGGGGTATTCACCACCTCTACCGGTCCTGAATTTGAATTCAAATGGGCTCACGTAGAAAATTAA
- a CDS encoding YczE/YyaS/YitT family protein gives MLRIWQRGLYYSLGIIILTLGIALTIESHLGTSPFDALLVGLYRSFGLTIGSWEIVVGLTIILFNAAAQRKRPELLALATSLLTGIGIDLWLWIIRSNDLMLSPNLMAQILCLLAGILFASLGIAINLQADFAPNPFDRMMLVVRKLTGWTITTSRVLISILLVIVAALFGGAIGVGTILITLLSGPAIHGFMNLVNRLDQRLAPAGS, from the coding sequence ATGTTACGAATCTGGCAAAGAGGTTTATATTATTCTTTAGGAATTATTATCCTAACGTTAGGCATCGCCCTGACCATTGAATCACATTTAGGTACCTCTCCTTTTGATGCACTGCTTGTGGGGTTATACCGGTCTTTTGGTTTAACCATCGGCAGCTGGGAAATCGTGGTCGGTCTCACGATCATTCTTTTCAATGCAGCCGCCCAGCGGAAACGTCCTGAACTATTGGCGCTTGCAACCTCACTTCTAACCGGTATTGGGATTGATCTATGGCTATGGATCATCCGGTCAAACGACCTGATGTTATCACCAAACCTTATGGCTCAAATTCTTTGTTTACTGGCTGGTATTTTATTTGCAAGCTTAGGTATTGCGATCAACCTTCAAGCCGATTTCGCGCCCAATCCTTTTGACCGGATGATGCTGGTAGTCCGTAAGCTGACAGGGTGGACGATTACCACTTCCCGAGTACTCATCAGTATCCTGTTGGTCATAGTTGCCGCTCTTTTTGGCGGTGCCATTGGAGTGGGGACCATTCTTATCACCCTTCTGAGCGGGCCAGCTATTCACGGATTTATGAATCTCGTAAACCGGCTTGACCAGCGACTTGCTCCAGCTGGAAGCTAA
- the hmpA gene encoding NO-inducible flavohemoprotein → MSTQTNQLLNDHTIKVIKSTVPVLEEHGEAITTHFYQQLFLNHPELKNIFNQTHQRKGDQPRALANTVYAAAKNIEHLEAILPRVKQIAEKHRSLNVLPEHYPIVGEYLLKAIKDVLGDAATDEIIQAWGEAYGVIADVFIQVEDRMYKDVRQQTGGWTGFRDFKVIQKKVESDVITSFYLEPVDEQPLADFKPGQYLTIKAEIPGDDYDHLRQYSLSEAPGTPYYRISVKREEGNQEVPEGKVSNWLHSHVSEGDMIPVSAPAGDFYLDADTDKPLVLLSGGVGLTPILSMGRAVQDLQPEREVYFIHAAQNGSVHAFKKDMQTMGSKTVTKIIYAQPTEDDRLHQSFDKEGYVDLPWLKEAVPQNSEFYFCGPEGFMRAVNQSLKDWDVSEDSIHYEFFGPQGVL, encoded by the coding sequence ATGTCTACACAAACCAATCAATTATTAAATGACCATACGATTAAAGTGATCAAATCAACTGTACCTGTGTTAGAGGAACATGGAGAGGCTATTACGACACATTTTTATCAGCAGCTATTTTTAAATCATCCTGAACTGAAGAATATTTTTAACCAGACCCATCAGAGAAAAGGAGACCAGCCCCGTGCGCTGGCTAACACGGTTTATGCTGCAGCTAAGAACATTGAACATCTGGAAGCTATTCTGCCGAGGGTTAAACAGATTGCTGAAAAACACCGGAGTTTGAACGTCCTGCCGGAACACTATCCCATTGTAGGCGAGTATTTGCTGAAAGCGATTAAAGATGTACTTGGAGATGCAGCAACGGACGAAATTATACAGGCCTGGGGAGAAGCTTACGGGGTTATAGCGGATGTATTCATTCAAGTAGAAGATCGTATGTACAAGGATGTACGCCAACAGACCGGGGGATGGACAGGATTCCGTGATTTTAAAGTGATTCAAAAGAAAGTAGAAAGTGATGTGATTACATCTTTCTATTTAGAGCCGGTCGATGAACAACCTCTAGCCGATTTTAAGCCTGGCCAATACTTAACGATTAAAGCTGAGATTCCTGGAGACGATTATGACCACTTACGTCAATATAGTCTTTCAGAGGCTCCAGGCACCCCTTACTACCGTATTAGTGTCAAAAGGGAAGAAGGAAACCAGGAGGTACCGGAAGGCAAGGTTTCGAACTGGCTGCACAGCCATGTAAGCGAAGGTGATATGATTCCAGTCAGTGCACCAGCCGGAGATTTTTATCTAGATGCAGATACCGACAAGCCGCTCGTCCTGTTGAGCGGGGGCGTGGGGCTCACACCGATTTTGAGTATGGGCAGAGCGGTGCAGGACTTGCAGCCTGAGCGGGAAGTGTATTTTATTCATGCTGCTCAGAACGGATCGGTCCACGCATTTAAGAAAGATATGCAGACCATGGGGAGTAAAACGGTAACCAAAATTATTTATGCCCAGCCGACAGAGGATGACCGTCTGCACCAATCGTTTGATAAAGAAGGATACGTGGATCTTCCATGGTTAAAAGAAGCGGTCCCTCAGAATAGCGAGTTTTATTTCTGTGGTCCTGAAGGCTTTATGAGGGCTGTCAATCAGTCCCTGAAGGATTGGGATGTATCCGAAGATAGCATTCACTATGAATTCTTCGGCCCTCAGGGAGTTCTTTAA
- a CDS encoding Rrf2 family transcriptional regulator, which yields MRLKKYTDYALRVLIFTAAKKEGQLANKKEISEVFNISENHLGKIIHELNKLELIHTVRGRSGGIKLAHKPEDINIGKVVRSMEDDFYLLECFDCQTNECVITPACKLRHVLKDALQAFFQVLDGYTLEDLVSNRDELRALMQLS from the coding sequence ATGCGTTTAAAAAAATATACGGATTATGCTCTGCGAGTATTAATTTTCACAGCTGCTAAGAAAGAAGGTCAGCTTGCCAATAAAAAAGAGATTTCCGAGGTATTTAATATCTCCGAAAATCATCTAGGGAAGATTATCCACGAATTAAATAAATTAGAGCTTATTCATACGGTGCGGGGACGTTCTGGAGGAATTAAGCTTGCCCATAAGCCTGAAGACATTAATATCGGAAAAGTTGTCCGTTCTATGGAGGATGACTTTTATTTACTGGAATGCTTTGACTGCCAGACGAATGAATGTGTCATTACGCCTGCCTGTAAGCTTAGACATGTCCTGAAAGATGCGCTTCAAGCCTTCTTTCAAGTTCTCGACGGTTATACTTTAGAAGATCTTGTCTCGAACAGGGATGAACTACGCGCGCTTATGCAGCTTTCATGA
- the rpsR gene encoding 30S ribosomal protein S18 has translation MARRGRGKRKKVCFFTANGITHIDYKDVDLLRRFVSDRGKILPRRVTGTSAKYQRKLTKAIKRARIMALLPYSTE, from the coding sequence ATGGCACGTCGTGGACGCGGAAAACGTAAAAAGGTGTGTTTCTTCACAGCTAATGGAATTACACACATCGATTACAAAGATGTTGACCTACTAAGACGTTTCGTTTCTGACCGAGGAAAGATTCTTCCTCGCCGAGTAACTGGAACTTCTGCTAAATATCAGCGTAAATTGACTAAAGCAATCAAGCGCGCTCGTATTATGGCTCTATTGCCTTACTCTACTGAATAG
- the ssb gene encoding single-stranded DNA-binding protein, with the protein MLNRVVLVGRLTKDPDLRYTPNGVAVANFTIAVNRPFSNNQGGQDADFLNCVVWRRAAENLANFMNKGSLVGVDGRLQSRSFDNQEGKRVFVTEVVADSVQFLESKGSSSQGGSNRGGSGYQANQNQQPSGNNFGSNNNNNNNNQRDEDPFADNGEPIDISDDDLPF; encoded by the coding sequence ATGTTAAATCGTGTCGTATTAGTCGGCAGATTGACGAAGGATCCTGATTTACGCTATACGCCAAACGGAGTGGCCGTCGCCAACTTCACCATTGCGGTGAACCGACCATTTTCTAATAATCAAGGTGGTCAGGACGCAGATTTTCTTAACTGCGTGGTCTGGAGACGTGCTGCAGAAAACTTAGCCAACTTTATGAATAAAGGCAGTCTTGTAGGAGTGGATGGACGATTACAGTCCAGAAGCTTTGATAACCAGGAAGGCAAGCGTGTATTTGTAACAGAAGTAGTTGCAGATAGCGTACAATTCTTAGAATCCAAAGGAAGTTCTTCCCAGGGTGGAAGTAATCGTGGAGGCTCAGGATACCAGGCAAATCAGAATCAACAACCATCCGGAAATAATTTCGGATCGAACAACAACAATAATAACAACAATCAACGAGATGAGGATCCATTCGCAGATAATGGAGAGCCCATCGATATATCAGATGATGATTTACCATTCTAA
- the rpsF gene encoding 30S ribosomal protein S6, giving the protein MSRKYEIMYIIRPDIEEEAKTGIIDRFSNILQDNGAEVEEVKEIGKRRLAYEINDYRDGIYVTVDFNGTREAINEFDRQAKFTDDIIRHIAVREDDK; this is encoded by the coding sequence ATGAGTAGAAAATACGAAATCATGTATATCATCCGCCCAGATATCGAGGAGGAAGCTAAAACAGGAATCATTGATCGTTTCAGCAATATCCTTCAAGATAATGGCGCGGAGGTAGAAGAAGTTAAAGAAATCGGCAAGCGTCGTCTTGCTTATGAAATTAACGACTACCGTGATGGTATCTATGTAACAGTCGACTTCAACGGAACACGTGAAGCGATTAATGAATTCGACCGTCAAGCGAAGTTCACGGATGATATTATCCGCCACATCGCAGTACGCGAAGATGACAAATAA
- the ychF gene encoding redox-regulated ATPase YchF: MALTAGIVGLPNVGKSTLFNAITQAGALSANYPFATIDPNVGIVEVPDSRLEKLTELVKPKKTVPTAFEFTDIAGIVKGASKGEGLGNQFLSHIRQVDAICHVVRAFEDENVTHVSGEVDPITDIETINLELILADLETVSKRMDRVAKMARQKDKDAVAEYTVLEKLKESLEEETPARAVEFSDDQEKIVKGLHLLTSKPILYVANVSEDEIGEGDNEKVKQIREFAAKENAEVIVICAKIESEIAELDGEEKEEFLDDLGIEESGLDQLIKATYNLLGLATYFTAGEQEVRAWTFKEGMTAPQAAGVIHTDFQRGFIRAETVSYEDLVDAGTMGVARDRGRVRLEGKEYLVRDGDVIHFRFNV; this comes from the coding sequence ATGGCACTAACAGCAGGAATCGTAGGTTTACCGAACGTAGGGAAATCTACGCTATTTAACGCAATTACACAAGCAGGAGCTCTGTCGGCCAACTATCCGTTTGCCACAATAGATCCGAACGTAGGGATCGTGGAAGTACCGGACAGTCGGCTGGAGAAGCTGACCGAGCTTGTTAAACCGAAGAAAACCGTACCTACCGCATTTGAATTTACCGATATTGCCGGCATTGTTAAAGGGGCAAGTAAAGGTGAAGGACTTGGTAACCAGTTCTTATCCCATATCCGCCAGGTCGACGCGATCTGCCACGTAGTCCGTGCGTTTGAAGATGAGAACGTGACGCACGTGTCAGGGGAAGTCGATCCCATCACTGATATTGAAACGATCAACCTGGAGCTAATTCTTGCCGACCTCGAAACAGTTTCCAAACGAATGGACAGAGTAGCTAAGATGGCTCGTCAAAAAGATAAGGATGCTGTAGCGGAATACACGGTTCTTGAGAAACTGAAAGAATCATTAGAGGAAGAAACCCCTGCTCGCGCTGTTGAATTCAGTGATGATCAGGAAAAAATCGTAAAAGGCCTTCATTTGCTAACTTCTAAGCCCATCCTCTATGTGGCGAATGTCAGTGAGGATGAAATTGGTGAAGGGGATAATGAAAAGGTTAAGCAAATCCGTGAATTTGCAGCAAAAGAAAATGCAGAAGTCATTGTCATCTGTGCAAAAATTGAATCTGAGATAGCCGAGCTTGATGGAGAAGAAAAAGAAGAGTTTCTTGATGATCTTGGGATTGAAGAATCCGGCCTGGATCAGTTAATTAAAGCGACGTACAACCTTCTTGGGCTAGCCACCTACTTCACGGCTGGTGAGCAGGAAGTAAGAGCCTGGACCTTTAAAGAAGGAATGACGGCTCCACAGGCTGCCGGAGTCATTCACACGGACTTTCAGCGTGGTTTCATTCGTGCGGAGACAGTGTCGTATGAAGACCTGGTTGATGCAGGCACCATGGGTGTTGCCCGTGACCGCGGCCGTGTTCGTTTAGAAGGAAAAGAGTATTTAGTGAGAGATGGCGACGTTATTCACTTCCGTTTTAACGTATAA
- a CDS encoding DUF951 domain-containing protein: MADKNYELNDVVQMKKPHPCGKNRWKIIRMGADIRIKCEGCGHSVLIPRKKFESKMKKKLEPSEQ; the protein is encoded by the coding sequence ATGGCAGACAAAAATTACGAATTGAATGATGTCGTTCAAATGAAGAAACCTCATCCGTGCGGGAAAAACCGCTGGAAAATCATTCGTATGGGAGCAGACATTCGTATTAAGTGTGAAGGCTGCGGCCACAGTGTCCTTATCCCTCGGAAAAAGTTTGAATCCAAAATGAAGAAAAAGCTGGAACCTTCCGAACAGTAG
- a CDS encoding mechanosensitive ion channel family protein: MQEALTRWEETVNYVTGPELWTNLALGALKIIFILLISFLVIRIGKRVISQFFENRRRGPFKITQRREATLKKLVINALTYVVYFVSFIMILEAFTLDVGALLAGAGIAGLAIGFGAQNLVRDIISGFFIIFEDQFSVGDYIRTSGVEGFVEEVGIRTCKVKSWTGEVHILPNGNVTQVTNFSIHNSVAVVDVSIAYEEDIAQAEQVILELMKELPARYEAMLDVPELLGVQTLGASDVVMRIIADTQPMEHWAMARAIRKEVKTRLDERGIEIPFPRMVMYSREDDKSLQEVNE; the protein is encoded by the coding sequence GTGCAGGAAGCTTTAACCAGGTGGGAGGAAACAGTAAATTATGTGACAGGGCCTGAATTATGGACTAATCTAGCTCTAGGAGCCCTGAAAATCATCTTTATTCTGTTAATCTCGTTTTTAGTGATCCGCATAGGAAAGCGAGTAATCTCGCAGTTTTTTGAAAATCGGCGGCGGGGACCTTTTAAAATTACCCAGCGCCGGGAAGCTACATTAAAAAAATTGGTGATTAACGCTTTGACGTATGTGGTGTATTTTGTCTCGTTTATTATGATACTGGAAGCTTTTACTTTAGATGTTGGCGCTTTGCTCGCAGGTGCAGGTATTGCCGGACTCGCCATCGGCTTTGGAGCCCAGAACCTGGTGCGCGATATCATTTCCGGCTTTTTCATCATTTTCGAGGACCAGTTTTCCGTAGGTGATTATATTCGGACATCTGGCGTCGAAGGTTTTGTTGAAGAGGTAGGCATCCGTACGTGTAAAGTTAAATCCTGGACAGGTGAGGTTCACATCCTGCCTAATGGAAATGTCACTCAGGTTACGAACTTTTCCATCCATAATAGTGTTGCCGTGGTGGATGTAAGTATTGCGTACGAAGAGGACATCGCCCAGGCCGAACAAGTGATTCTGGAATTGATGAAAGAGCTGCCGGCTCGTTATGAAGCGATGCTCGATGTACCTGAACTTCTTGGGGTACAAACCTTAGGTGCTTCCGATGTGGTCATGAGGATTATCGCGGACACCCAGCCAATGGAGCATTGGGCAATGGCTCGTGCCATCCGGAAAGAAGTAAAAACCCGTCTGGACGAAAGAGGAATTGAAATTCCATTTCCACGTATGGTTATGTATTCTCGTGAAGATGATAAATCTTTACAGGAAGTGAATGAATGA
- a CDS encoding YkvI family membrane protein, translated as MIKAGIKWMFLIVGTMIGAGYASGRELWQFFGQDSSLAILLFCIMFILCCAVIMKISFKKQSGDYLPVLRAIVGKHLTGIYDWMIIIYLFTMTVIMLAGSGATWQAFHFSYRFGVMALVVPMILLFVWDVKGIVTVNSVVLPLLITGLVFVLIIFINDQQLELFGHLHEITNWMSAFPFTALNILPLIAVLGAIGNQVKHKGEIWIASAGSGVILGVISYLYNQSLIEISDEIMLYEIPLFAILKHYPYEMMLFMSVMLWIAIFTTAVSGTLGLATRFRNYLKQPLWIVALATVAVMLPFTSFGFSTLVEYLYPLYGILNLYVLFSLLIYPLRSRFKIR; from the coding sequence ATGATAAAAGCTGGGATTAAGTGGATGTTTTTGATTGTAGGAACGATGATTGGGGCAGGTTATGCTTCAGGGAGAGAGCTATGGCAATTCTTTGGACAGGACAGCAGCCTGGCTATCCTTTTGTTTTGTATCATGTTCATTCTGTGTTGTGCCGTCATTATGAAGATCAGCTTTAAGAAGCAGAGCGGCGATTATTTACCTGTCCTGCGGGCGATTGTAGGAAAGCATTTAACAGGGATTTATGATTGGATGATCATCATCTATCTATTTACGATGACCGTGATCATGCTGGCAGGAAGCGGAGCTACCTGGCAGGCCTTTCATTTTTCCTACCGCTTCGGAGTCATGGCACTTGTCGTACCTATGATCCTTTTATTTGTATGGGATGTAAAAGGGATCGTCACTGTAAACAGTGTGGTGCTTCCCTTATTAATTACCGGTCTTGTGTTCGTTTTAATTATTTTCATTAATGATCAGCAGCTTGAGCTGTTTGGTCATCTTCATGAGATCACCAATTGGATGTCCGCCTTTCCTTTTACGGCTCTTAATATCCTTCCTTTAATTGCTGTGCTCGGGGCTATAGGGAACCAGGTGAAGCATAAGGGCGAGATTTGGATTGCCAGTGCAGGGAGCGGAGTGATTCTTGGAGTCATCTCCTATCTTTATAATCAAAGTTTAATTGAGATCTCAGATGAGATTATGCTCTACGAGATTCCTTTATTCGCCATATTAAAACACTATCCGTATGAGATGATGCTGTTTATGTCCGTGATGCTCTGGATTGCCATTTTTACGACGGCTGTATCTGGTACTCTCGGACTTGCCACCCGCTTCCGGAATTATTTAAAGCAGCCTCTATGGATTGTGGCATTAGCGACCGTTGCTGTGATGCTTCCCTTTACATCATTCGGATTTTCTACGCTGGTGGAGTACTTATATCCGCTGTATGGAATTCTGAATTTATACGTTCTTTTCTCTCTTCTTATTTATCCGTTACGTTCGCGATTCAAAATTCGCTGA
- the yyaC gene encoding spore protease YyaC: MNFKDKFSNEERRLKTEDPGMSETLSLHLKEWLPPSKKIVIACIGTDRSTGDAFGPLVGSMLKQQTLETFHLYGTLEEPLHALNLIEQINRIKRTHNHPYILAVDACLGKSASVGSVVLGKGSISPGSALKKDLPPIGDLHISGMVNVSGFMEHVVLQNTRLHTVMQMAAKVAAAIQLSDAKRVKHTMESAPVTTFKGTINRLPKTMK; the protein is encoded by the coding sequence ATGAATTTTAAAGACAAGTTCTCAAATGAAGAAAGACGTCTTAAAACAGAGGATCCTGGAATGAGTGAGACCCTTAGTCTGCATTTGAAAGAATGGCTGCCTCCCTCTAAGAAGATCGTCATTGCCTGTATCGGAACGGACCGCTCCACGGGCGATGCATTTGGACCACTTGTCGGTTCGATGCTGAAGCAGCAAACGTTAGAAACTTTTCACCTCTATGGGACGCTGGAAGAACCTTTGCATGCCCTTAATTTAATTGAACAAATAAATCGGATTAAACGAACCCACAACCACCCTTATATTCTGGCGGTAGATGCGTGTTTAGGTAAGTCGGCGTCGGTAGGTTCTGTGGTACTTGGGAAAGGATCCATTTCGCCGGGATCCGCTTTAAAAAAGGACCTTCCCCCTATAGGAGACCTGCATATTAGCGGAATGGTGAATGTGAGTGGATTCATGGAACATGTCGTGTTACAAAACACTCGTCTTCATACGGTCATGCAGATGGCCGCTAAAGTCGCAGCAGCTATTCAATTGTCAGATGCTAAGCGCGTGAAACATACAATGGAATCCGCACCCGTAACGACATTCAAAGGGACCATCAATCGTCTGCCTAAAACCATGAAGTAA